CATCGTGTAGTACTGGTTAAGGAAGCTCGTGCTTGCGGTGACGAGGTAGTGGTAGTACGCGCCCCACGGCACCGCCGACGTCTCGTCCACCTGCGGTGAGTTCCAGACGATGTACCCGTCCGTCGTGTACTTCTGGTACCAGAAGCCCTTGCCCCACGTGTCGTCCGCCCGGTAGGCGATGTCCCGCAGGAAGCGGTAGACCTCTGCCGCCTCCGCTGCGTGGCCGGTTCGGTCGAGCGTGACCGCGGCCCAGACGGCGTCGCGCGGCCAGACGAACGGGTAAGCGCCGTTGTGCATGCCCGCCACTACGCCGCCGTTCTTGCCGTCGAGATGCAGCGCGGTCGCAAGCAGGCCGCGCTTATAAGCCGCGTCGAGCCGGTTATCGGGCGTGTCGATCACGACGCCCGCCGCCAGCCAGTCCTGCCAGTACGTCTCGGTCGCGGCCTGGATGGTGCTCATGTTCCCGGCCAGGAACCAGTCGAGTACGGGCGCGATCTGGTAATCATACGTACCCGTCGCGCCGGCGAAGTCGTCGAAGCCACCCACGATGGCGAGGTCGATCTCCTTCGTCACCCCGACCGGGAGTGCGACCTCCAGTCCGATCCAGCCCTGACCGTTGTCGGTCGCGCCGTTCTGCCGCCAGGAACCCGTGGCCGGAGTCCCGCCGCCTGCGCCGGGGCTGTCGAGCAGCTTCAGCGCGGCCGCCAGGTATATCGACACGTCCTTGGCGTAGTCGCCGATCGTGGTCGGGTTGTATTCTCCGGACGAGGAGGTCGTGCGATACGTGTTGTCGTACGCGATCAACGCCCCGCGGGCGGCGTCGGCGAACATGGCGTCGTAGGCGTCGCCGCCGTTCAGCGCGAAGTCCGCGTAGTAGTAGAACTGGACCGTTTCCTCGGACGCCCCGCTGTTGGTCAGCAGGAACCGCTTGAGGTACAGGCCGCGGTTGGGGTTGCCGCCCAGGTCGGTCGGATAGGCGATCCCCTTGGGGCAGAAGTCATACTGCTGGACGACGATGCTGTGGCCGCCGGTCGTCTGGGTGGCGGTCGTCGCGATGACGTTCGTGTCGGTAACGTAAGCCTGGGCGACGTTGCTGTAGCCGCTGGCGTTCTCGTTGCTGAGCCAGTAGGTGACGCCATCGACCCGCAACCCCGCCATGGCCTGGTTGGCGTTCATCTGCCCGCGGTAGCCGGCGGGCAGCCCGGGCGGGAAGGTGTCGAGACCGTCCACGTAGCCCTCGTTCTTCGTGCCCATGCCCTGAACGCAGCCCGCGGACGGGTAGTAGACGTCGTACAGGGTGCCGTTCTGGTCGAGTTGGACGTTCATGTAGTTGTTGCCGACGACGCCCTCCTCCTTCCAGAGCGCGACCGGCGGGTACCCGACGGCGTGGTCCGCGTACGGCCAGCCCTTCCCCGGCCAGGGCAGTCCGCCACTGCCCGTCACCGTGTACTCGAAGACGGTCGCCGGGGCGGACGGGTTGTCGCAGGTGCCATCGGCGCAGCCGTAGTTGTTGGCGAAAACCTCCGGGCCACCGCCGCTGTGCCACGCGCCCAGCTTGTACTTCACGGTCACGCCCGCGACGGAGCACGCCGGCGGCAGGGTTGCCCGCCACCAGTCGATGTTTGGATCGTGCGGCTCGTTGCGGATGAAGCTGATCTGGCCGCCGGTGAAGGTCAGGACGGCGGTGCCGCCGGACGGGGTGCCGAAGCTGCCCTGCGGCGCGGAGCCGTCGGTCGTGTAGTAGACGGCTACGTCGGTGTAGTAGAAGGAATAGCCGATGCGGACCCAGACGTTGATCGTCGCCCCGGCGGCAGGTGCCACGGGGTCGCGCATGGTCACGCCGGTCTCGCCGTAGACAGCATTGCCCGGGATGTGCTCGACGAATTCCGGCGTAGCGAGGGTCGGCGGTGTGCCGACCAGGCCGGCAAAGAGCAGGGCCAGCAGTCCGCGGGACTGTGCGTGGGTAATGCTCACGGGGTTGTGCCTCGCGCCCCCAACTTTCCCATCCAGCGCGCCGGCCCCGTCGGCAGGCGTACTGCCACCATCTTACCGGGATGTCACGAATCGTGGAACGGGATTCCGGCCGGGGGTCGCGCTCCGGGTCCTCTAAAGTCGGGGCCGGGTCGCGTCGATAGCGACACGGATGTGCGTCGCCGCGCGGACGGGTCGCGCGTGTCGGCGACGACGAGCGTGGCGCGGCCGAAGCCGGCGGGCGTCTGAAAAGTTGTTGCACAAATTCGCGCCAGAAAGACAACTTCCTCTTGACACTTTGCCGGCATGTTCTATTTATGTAGGTGAGGTGGCTGGCGCGGTCGTGTTGAGCAACCACACAGAGTCCTCCGTATGGAAGCCGGATTGACTCGATCGCCTCACCTCGCGGGATAAAGGACGTATGGACGACCAGTATGTGGGCTCCGACTCGGAGCCTCCCGGTACCCACCCCCAGAACGTTACCCTCCCAGTTCTCGAATCACCCGTCGGAAACGCAGAAGTTGGGCCAGGCTTAGAGTCGCCGCGCGCCGGGGAGGCGCTGCGGCCGCGGCGCAACAGCCCGGCCTCGCCCTCCTTGCGCTCGGTGCGCCACGTGATCAGCCCGCGCAGCGACGAGCTGCGCCGCCGGCTGTTCCCCAAGACCACCCGTGCCGAGTGGAACGACTGGCGCTGGCAGCTCCGCTGCCGCGTCCGCGATCTCAACGGCCTGCGCCACCTGGTCAACCTCACCTACGACGAGGAGCAGGCGGTGATCCGCGGGGGTGGGAATCTCCCGGTCGGCATTACGCCGTACTACGGAGCCCTGCTCGACCCGGACAACGCCTACGACCCGCTGCGCAAGACGATGATCCCCATCACGGGCGAGTTTGTGAGGACGACGGGCGAGGCGGACGACCCGCTGGCCGAGGACAGCCACATGCCGGTGCCGGGGCTCGTGCACCGCTATCCGGACCGCGTGCTGTTCCTGGTCACAAATTTCTGCGCCACCTATTGCCGCTACTGCACACGCGCTCGGATGGTGGGCCAGACCGGCGAGTACCACTTCAACACGGACCAGTACCAGCAGGCCCTCGACTACATCGCCGCCCACCCGGAGATCCGGGACGTGCTGATCTCGGGCGGCGACCCGCTGACGATGATGGACGAGCGCTTGGAGTGGCTCCTCGCGCGGCTGCGGGACATCCCGCACGTCGAGTTCCTGCGGCTCGGGTCGAAGATCCCCGCGGTCCTGCCGCAGCGAATCACGCCCGAGCTGTGCCGGATGCTCCGGCGATATCACCCGCTGTGGATGAGCATCCACTTCATGCACCCGACGGAGCTGACGCCCGAGGTGGCCCAGGCCTGCGGTCGGCTGGCCGACGCCGGCATTCCGCTGGGTAGCCAGACGGTGCTGACGCGCGGCGTGAACGACGACGTGGACACGATGAAGCGGCTTATGCACGGGCTGTTGCGCAACCGCGTGCGGCCGTACTACATCTACCAGTGCGACCCGATCACCGGCTCCGGGCACTTCCGGACCTCGGTGCAGAAGGGCCTGGAGATCATCGCCGGCCTGCGCGGGCACACCACCGGCTACGGCGTGCCGACGTTCGTGATCGACGCCCCGGGCGGCGGCGGGAAGATCCCGCTGATCCCGGACCCGGTGGTTGGCCGCGACGGCGACTTCGTTATCCTGCGGAACTACGAAGGCGGCGAATTCCGGTACCCGGACCCGCAGTCGAAGTGCGAGTGATCCTCGCGTCGCGATAGGACAGGGTGGCACGGTCTGGCGCAGCCAGGCCGTGTCACTCTCCATTGCCAGGGCTTGGCCGCGCCAGACCGTACCACCCCCATGGTCCACTGAGATGGGATTGCAGCATGAAAGTTGGCCTCACCTACGACCTCCGGGCTGAGTACCTCGCCGCCGGGTATGGCGAGGAGGAAACCGCCGAGTTTGATCGGCCTGATACGATCGACGCTATCGAGCACACGCTTCAGCAGCTCGGCTACCAGACGGACCGCATCGGCAACATCCGCCAGCTCGTGCCGCGTCTGGCCGCCGGCGACCGCTGGGACATCGTCTTCAACATCGCCGAGGGTCTGCGGGGCCTGGCGCGCGAGGCACAGATTCCGGCCTTGCTCCAGGCGTACGACATACCCTGCACGTTCTCCGACCCGCTGATCGCCGCTCTCACACTACACAAGGCGCTGACCAAGCGCATCCTCCGCGACGTCGGGGTGCGCACGCCCGAGTTCGCCGTCGTCGAGACCGAGGCGGACATCGCCCGCGTGAACCTGCCGTTCCCGCTGTTCGTCAAGCCGCTCGCGGAAGGTACCGCCAAGGGGGTCGACGGCGACTCGAAGGTCACCTCGCGGGTAGAGCTGGACACCGTCTGTCGCCGGCTGCTGGCGCGTTTCCGTCAGCCGGCCCTGGTCGAGATGTATCTGCCGGGGCGCGAGTTCACGGTGGGCATCACCGGCACGGGCGACAAGGCCGTCGCGCTCGGCACGCTGGAAATCGTCCTGTTGCCGCAGGCCCAGCCGCACTCGTACACCTACATCAACAAGGAGCAGTGCGAGGAGCTCTGCCAGTTCCCATTGGCCCCGCCGGAGTGGGCGGCACCGGCCGAGGAGCTGTCGCTGAAGGCGTGGCGGGCACTGGAATGCCGCGACGCCGGCCGCGTGGACCTGCGGGCCGACGCCGACGGCCGCCTGCATGTCATGGAGCTGAATCCGCTGCCCGGCCTGCATCCGCAACACTCGGACCTGCCGATCCTGTGCAACCTGATCGGGCTGCCCTACGTGGAGTTGATCCGGCGGATCATGGATTCGGCGCTGGAGCGGATCGGGCAGCAACCGCCGCACCGCGCGAGGGTGGGCGCATGAACGTCGTGCTGCTGCACGACGAGCTGCGGCGCGACGCCCGCGAGGACGAGCTCGATGTCTTAGTCCAGGCGGATGCAATCGAGGCGGCGCTGACCGAACTCGGGCACACGGGGGCGCGGCTTCCGTTCTCGTTCGACGTGCAGGCGATCACCGAGGGGCTGCTGCGGCTGCGCGCCGACGTCGCCTTCAACCTGGTCGAGTCCGTGCAGGGGCAGGGGCGGCTGGTGTGCCTGGCCCCCGCGCTGCTCGACTCGCTGAATATGCCGTACACCGGCGCCGGCACGGAGGGCATGTTCATCACGTCGAGCAAGCTGCTCACGAAACGGCTGTTGCACGCGCACGGCATTCCGACACCGCCGTGGCTGGCGCTGACCGGATCATCACCCGACCTACCGCTGCCGGGGCGGTACATCATCAAGTCCGTCTGGGAAGAGGCGTCGCTCGGGTTGGAAGACGACGCCATCCTGGACGTGACCGATGCGGCGGTGCTACGGCGGGAGATCGCGGCCCGCGCCCCCCGGCTGGGCGGCGAGGCGTTCGCCGAGCTATTCATTCCTGGACGCGAGTTCAACCTGTCCATGCTCGCCGGTCCGCAGGGGGGCGAGGTGCTGCCGCCGGCGGAAATCCACTTCGTTGATTACCCCGCCGAGCGGCCGAAGGTCGTGGGCTATCGCGCCAAGTGGGACAGTACCTCGTTCGAGTACCACCACACGCCGCGCTGCTTCGACTTCCCGGCCTCGGACCAGGCGCTTGTCGCGGAGCTCTGCCGGTTGGCCCGAGCCTGCTGGGACCTGCTGGGGCTGCGTGGCTACGTGCGCGTGGACTTCCGCGTGGACGAGGCCGGCCGGCCGTGGGTGCTGGAGATCAACGCCAATCCGTGCCTCTCCCCCGACGCGGGTTTCCCGGCAGCGGCGGATCGGGCGGGGCTGAGTTTCCCAGCGCTGATCGCCCGGATCCTGGCGGATGCACGCTGCGGCGTCGGAGCACCGCGATGAGCAAAGCGGCGGATGTACGGGCGGCGATCCAACTGCGCGAGACCGTGACCGAGCAGGATCCTGAGGCGGTGCGTGAGATCGTCTCATCCACCGGCTTCTTCCACGCGCCGGAGGTCGATGTCGCGGTCGAACTGGTTCAGGAGCGGCTCGCGCGGGGCCCGGCGAGCGGGTACTTTTTTGTGTTCGCCGACCTGCGGGGCCGGACCATCGGCTACACCTGCTATGGCCCGATCGCCTGTACCATCGGCAGCTACGACCTCTTCTGGATCGCGGTGCTCGAGGAGTATCGCAACCACGGCCTCGGCCGGATGCTGCTGGAGGCGACGGAGCAACGCATCGCCGCCGTCGCCGGTGCCCGTCGAATCTACATTGAGACATCCGGCCGCGCGCTGTACGTCCCCACGCAGCACTTTTACACCCGCTGCGGCTACGTTCAGGAAGCCGTCCTGACCGACTTCTACGCCCCCGGCGATCCCAAGATCGTCTACTCGAAGGCCCTGCCCACGCCGCCGGCCTGACGTCCCTGAACGCCGCTGCGAGTTGCACGCCGCGACGCTATCATGCCCGGCATGGAAACCATACCGACTGCCCGAATCGGCTCGCATGTCGTCGGTCCCGGTCATCCGCTCCTGCTCATCGCCGGCCCGTGCGTGATCGAGTCTTTGGACCATTCGCTCAAACTGGCCGAGCAGATCGCCACCATCGCCCGCCGGCTGAAGCTGCCATACGTCTTCAAGGCCAGCTTCGACAAGGCCAACCGTTCGAGCGTCCACTCCTTCCGCGGGCCGGGCCTGGAGGAGGGCCTCGAGATCCTGCGGCAGGTGCGCGAGAAGGTCGGCGTCCCCGTCCTCTCCGACATCCACGAGCCCGACCAGGCGGCGGCCGCGGGTAAGGTGCTCGACGTGCTCCAGGTGCCGGCGTTCCTCTGCCGGCAGACCGATCTGCTGCTCGCCTGCGGCCGCGCCGGGCGGGCGGTGAACATCAAGAAGGGGCAGTTCCTGGCGCCGGAGAAGATGCAGCTCGCCGTCGAGAAGGTCCGCGAGACCGGCAACGCCGACGTGCTCGTGACCGATCGCGGCACGTTCTTTGGCTACGAGCGGCTCGTGAACGATATGACCGGCTTGCAGGTCATGCGGCAGTTCGCCCCCGTAGTATTCGACGCGACCCACTCCGTGCAGTACCCGGGCGGCGGGGGCCAGGTGACCGGCGGCCGGCGTGAGTTCATCCCGCTCCTGGCACGGGCCGCGGTCGCCGCCGGCGTGGACGCCCTCTTCATGGAGGTCCACGACGACCCGCCAAGCGCGAAAAGCGACGCGGCGACCGTTTGGCCGCTGTCGGAACTCGCGACCCTGCTTACCACGCTGGTGCGCGTCCGATCGGCGGTCGCGGTGGGATAGTTGGCCGGTGGGCGTGCATCCGTTCTCGCGCACGCGTGCCCGCGCGTGCCCGCAACTGAAATTCCGTGCGCTAAACCATTAGTTCACAGACCTTTATCAATCCGATAGAGAGATTGTACTATTTTCTTGTTGCATAAATCGCACGCATGTGGTACTATTTCAACCATGGAAGCCAGGGAAGGGTCGAGGCTGTTGTCGTAAGTTGCCAGATGGAGTAAGGGGAAAGGCCGCGACCGGGCCGAGTGGGCGAGCCAGCGGGCTCGCCCGCTTTTTTGCGCCGCTTGCGTTGCCTGCCACGGCACGGCGGTACCCTGCCTTGCCGTCACGCATTTGGCGACCATATCGTCTCGCGGGGGTATGTTCGGCGCTGGCTGGGGACGTGGCTGACAAGACACCTGGGCCGCGTGCTGCACGCATACGGAGGTGGCCGCCATGAAACGCACTTGCATCCTCATTGCGATCCTCACTCAAGCGGCCGTGGCCAGTGCGAGCGTCCGCGTGTTCGTCACGCCGGCGTCCGCGGGGTACGGACTGACGAATCCGGATCTGGCATTTACGCCCACGCTCAGCACGGTGACGGACAGCGGCGAAGACTTCAACGCTTACGACTGCATCCCGCCTGATCCGCTTTACGGGGTAGACGCCTACCCGCCTCTTGATCTCGCCACGGGGACGGCCACGAATCCGGTCCTGATCCCGCCCGGCGACTTCGCGTACATCTGGTTTCGGTTCCAGGACGTCGCCGAAAACACGCACGTGGATCAGATCAAAGTCGCCATCCGCGAATACAGCAACGGGGCCCTCGGCGACGTCACGACCTGCTATTACGTGCTCAACTCAGCAGCGGGTGACCCACCGCGCAAACGCTGGGATGGCGTCGCGACGCCGCCGGACTATCCGTTCTGGCACATGAACCCACAGCCGCTGTTGGCGCACGACGGGCTGCTCAACGGGGCTGACGATCCGCAGTTGTTGTTCAAGCACCAGAGCGGCGGCAATCCGCGTACGGGCGTCGCGCTGCTCGGGGCGGTTTTGGCGGCGCCCGACAAGACCTACGTGATTCTCCCCGAGGAACTCAACTTCGACGTCGTGCCGCCGGATCCACTGATCTGGGGCGGATACTTCCTGTTTATGCCGGAGCCCGGCGCGCTGTCACTGCTGGCGCTCGGGGTCATGGGGCTGCGACGACGCTGAACCTCAGCCCTACTCCGCCAGCTCGTACATGCCCTGTCCGGCGCGCCGCAGCTTGCCCTGCCGGGCGAGCTCGTCCCAGACGGCCTGCGGAAACTGGTTAGGCGGGATGATCGCGACGATGCCGGAGCGTCCGCCGCTCGTCATGGCCCCGTGGCCGAGCCGGGACTCGTCGTCGAGGCGGGCGAGCTTCAGGCGTTTCTTGAACGCTTTCATAGCGTTCTTGAGCTGTGTGGGCGGTATCTCGCCGGGGGCCGGGGCCCCGCCGGGCGCAATCGGAGGTTGATCGGTCATGGCGTTCCATCCATTCGCCGCGGCCTCGCGCGGCGGCGATGATTCACGATAGCCGGCGGGGCGGCGCGTTGTCCAGCGGGGCAGGGGCTGCCAGACTCGGCGCCTGGCCGCCTGGCGGCAGCCGGCGACGGGCATCTGCTATACATTCTAGTAGTGCGCCTGCACACTTCTCTCTGGGGCCGTCGCGCGCGGGTTGACCGCCGGTCGCGGCCCCGAGTTCATCGACTGGGGAGCCGCATGGCCGCGCCACTCCATGTCGTCACGCCGCCGGCCTGGCCGCTGTCGCTGCGCTGGGCCTTGAAGTACCTGCCCGACTATTTCCAGGAGACCCCGTGCCGCTTCCACGTCGAGCTGTTTAGCGCGCTCGAAGACCCGGACCGCCGACTGATCGCCCGCGTCGCCCCGCGCGGACACGCCAAGAGCACTTGCGCCACCTTCGCCTATCCGCTCTGGTGCCTCTGCACGCGCCGCCGCCGCAACATCGTCATCGTCACGCACGAGACCTCACTCGCGACCCAGTTCGTCCGCGACATCCGCAACGAGCTGGAGTCCAACGAGCGCATCG
The sequence above is drawn from the Phycisphaerae bacterium genome and encodes:
- a CDS encoding GNAT family N-acetyltransferase, producing the protein MSKAADVRAAIQLRETVTEQDPEAVREIVSSTGFFHAPEVDVAVELVQERLARGPASGYFFVFADLRGRTIGYTCYGPIACTIGSYDLFWIAVLEEYRNHGLGRMLLEATEQRIAAVAGARRIYIETSGRALYVPTQHFYTRCGYVQEAVLTDFYAPGDPKIVYSKALPTPPA
- a CDS encoding D-alanine--D-alanine ligase — encoded protein: MNVVLLHDELRRDAREDELDVLVQADAIEAALTELGHTGARLPFSFDVQAITEGLLRLRADVAFNLVESVQGQGRLVCLAPALLDSLNMPYTGAGTEGMFITSSKLLTKRLLHAHGIPTPPWLALTGSSPDLPLPGRYIIKSVWEEASLGLEDDAILDVTDAAVLRREIAARAPRLGGEAFAELFIPGREFNLSMLAGPQGGEVLPPAEIHFVDYPAERPKVVGYRAKWDSTSFEYHHTPRCFDFPASDQALVAELCRLARACWDLLGLRGYVRVDFRVDEAGRPWVLEINANPCLSPDAGFPAAADRAGLSFPALIARILADARCGVGAPR
- the kdsA gene encoding 3-deoxy-8-phosphooctulonate synthase gives rise to the protein METIPTARIGSHVVGPGHPLLLIAGPCVIESLDHSLKLAEQIATIARRLKLPYVFKASFDKANRSSVHSFRGPGLEEGLEILRQVREKVGVPVLSDIHEPDQAAAAGKVLDVLQVPAFLCRQTDLLLACGRAGRAVNIKKGQFLAPEKMQLAVEKVRETGNADVLVTDRGTFFGYERLVNDMTGLQVMRQFAPVVFDATHSVQYPGGGGQVTGGRREFIPLLARAAVAAGVDALFMEVHDDPPSAKSDAATVWPLSELATLLTTLVRVRSAVAVG
- a CDS encoding D-alanine--D-alanine ligase, producing the protein MKVGLTYDLRAEYLAAGYGEEETAEFDRPDTIDAIEHTLQQLGYQTDRIGNIRQLVPRLAAGDRWDIVFNIAEGLRGLAREAQIPALLQAYDIPCTFSDPLIAALTLHKALTKRILRDVGVRTPEFAVVETEADIARVNLPFPLFVKPLAEGTAKGVDGDSKVTSRVELDTVCRRLLARFRQPALVEMYLPGREFTVGITGTGDKAVALGTLEIVLLPQAQPHSYTYINKEQCEELCQFPLAPPEWAAPAEELSLKAWRALECRDAGRVDLRADADGRLHVMELNPLPGLHPQHSDLPILCNLIGLPYVELIRRIMDSALERIGQQPPHRARVGA
- a CDS encoding KamA family radical SAM protein — its product is MDDQYVGSDSEPPGTHPQNVTLPVLESPVGNAEVGPGLESPRAGEALRPRRNSPASPSLRSVRHVISPRSDELRRRLFPKTTRAEWNDWRWQLRCRVRDLNGLRHLVNLTYDEEQAVIRGGGNLPVGITPYYGALLDPDNAYDPLRKTMIPITGEFVRTTGEADDPLAEDSHMPVPGLVHRYPDRVLFLVTNFCATYCRYCTRARMVGQTGEYHFNTDQYQQALDYIAAHPEIRDVLISGGDPLTMMDERLEWLLARLRDIPHVEFLRLGSKIPAVLPQRITPELCRMLRRYHPLWMSIHFMHPTELTPEVAQACGRLADAGIPLGSQTVLTRGVNDDVDTMKRLMHGLLRNRVRPYYIYQCDPITGSGHFRTSVQKGLEIIAGLRGHTTGYGVPTFVIDAPGGGGKIPLIPDPVVGRDGDFVILRNYEGGEFRYPDPQSKCE